The Orcinus orca chromosome 4, mOrcOrc1.1, whole genome shotgun sequence genome includes a region encoding these proteins:
- the MYL5 gene encoding myosin light chain 5 isoform X2 → MASRKAKKKEGGALRAQRASSNVFSNFEQTQIQEFKEAFTLMDQNRDGFIDKEDLKDTYASLGKTNVKDEELDAMLREASGPINFTMFLNMFGEKLSGTDAEETILNAFKMLDPDGKGSINKDYIRRLLVSQADKMTAEEHRNKTEPGVQFL, encoded by the exons ATG GCCAGCAGGAAGGCCAAGAAGAAGGAGGGGGGGGCCCTGCGGGCCCAGAGGGCGTCATCGAATGTCTTCTCCAACTTTGAGCAGACCCAAATCCAGGAGTTCAAGGAG GCGTTCACACTCATGGACCAGAACCGAGACGGCTTCATTGACAAGGAGGACCTGAAGGACACCTACGCCTCCCTGG GCAAAACCAACGTCAAGGATGAGGAGCTGGACGCCATGCTCAGGGAGGCCTCGGGGCCCATCAACTTCACCATGTTCCTGAACATGTTTGGGGAGAAGCTGAGCG GCACGGATGCCGAGGAGACCATCCTCAACGCATTCAAGATGCTGGACCCCGACGGCAAAGGCAGCATCAACAAGGACTA CATCCGGCGGCTGCTCGTGTCCCAGGCCGACAAGATGACGGCTGAGGAG CACAGAAACAAGACAGAGCCTGGAGTCCAGTTCCTGTGA
- the MYL5 gene encoding myosin light chain 5 isoform X3, with the protein MDQNRDGFIDKEDLKDTYASLGKTNVKDEELDAMLREASGPINFTMFLNMFGEKLSGTDAEETILNAFKMLDPDGKGSINKDYIRRLLVSQADKMTAEEVDQMFQFSTIDTAGNLDYKALNYVLTHGEAE; encoded by the exons ATGGACCAGAACCGAGACGGCTTCATTGACAAGGAGGACCTGAAGGACACCTACGCCTCCCTGG GCAAAACCAACGTCAAGGATGAGGAGCTGGACGCCATGCTCAGGGAGGCCTCGGGGCCCATCAACTTCACCATGTTCCTGAACATGTTTGGGGAGAAGCTGAGCG GCACGGATGCCGAGGAGACCATCCTCAACGCATTCAAGATGCTGGACCCCGACGGCAAAGGCAGCATCAACAAGGACTA CATCCGGCGGCTGCTCGTGTCCCAGGCCGACAAGATGACGGCTGAGGAG GTTGACCAGATGTTCCAGTTCTCCACCATCGACACTGCAGGCAACTTGGACTACAAGGCACTGAACTACGTGCTCACCCACGGGGAGGCGGAGTGa
- the ATP5ME gene encoding ATP synthase subunit e, mitochondrial, which translates to MVPPVQVSPLIKLGRYSALFLGVVYGAKRYDYLKPRAEEERRIAAEEKKKQDEQRRIERELAEAQEDSILK; encoded by the exons ATGGTGCCGCCAGTGCAGGTCTCTCCGCTCATCAAG CTCGGCCGTTACTCCGCCTTGTTCCTCGGCGTGGTTTACGGAGCCAAGCGCTACG ATTACCTGAAACCCcgggcagaggaggagaggaggatagCAGCTGAGGAGAAGAAGAAGCAGGATGAGCAGAGGCGCATTGAGAGAGAACTGGCAGAAG CCCAAGAGGACAGCATATTAAAGTGA
- the MYL5 gene encoding myosin light chain 5 isoform X1 produces the protein MASRKAKKKEGGALRAQRASSNVFSNFEQTQIQEFKEAFTLMDQNRDGFIDKEDLKDTYASLGKTNVKDEELDAMLREASGPINFTMFLNMFGEKLSGTDAEETILNAFKMLDPDGKGSINKDYIRRLLVSQADKMTAEEVDQMFQFSTIDTAGNLDYKALNYVLTHGEAE, from the exons ATG GCCAGCAGGAAGGCCAAGAAGAAGGAGGGGGGGGCCCTGCGGGCCCAGAGGGCGTCATCGAATGTCTTCTCCAACTTTGAGCAGACCCAAATCCAGGAGTTCAAGGAG GCGTTCACACTCATGGACCAGAACCGAGACGGCTTCATTGACAAGGAGGACCTGAAGGACACCTACGCCTCCCTGG GCAAAACCAACGTCAAGGATGAGGAGCTGGACGCCATGCTCAGGGAGGCCTCGGGGCCCATCAACTTCACCATGTTCCTGAACATGTTTGGGGAGAAGCTGAGCG GCACGGATGCCGAGGAGACCATCCTCAACGCATTCAAGATGCTGGACCCCGACGGCAAAGGCAGCATCAACAAGGACTA CATCCGGCGGCTGCTCGTGTCCCAGGCCGACAAGATGACGGCTGAGGAG GTTGACCAGATGTTCCAGTTCTCCACCATCGACACTGCAGGCAACTTGGACTACAAGGCACTGAACTACGTGCTCACCCACGGGGAGGCGGAGTGa